A genomic region of Alnus glutinosa chromosome 11, dhAlnGlut1.1, whole genome shotgun sequence contains the following coding sequences:
- the LOC133880839 gene encoding 7-deoxyloganetin glucosyltransferase-like yields MGSISQDIRGHVVCVPYPLQGHINPMLKLAKILHHRGFHVTFVHTHYNHTRLLRSRGPNSLDGLPNFRFETIPDGLPPLDADVSQDVPALCDSTSKNCLVPLRNLLSKLNNPNCSPNVPPVTCIISDGCMSFTLEATEEFGIPNVLFWTPSACGVLGYMHYRHLVERGLTPLKDASYLTNGYLETAIDWIPGMRHIRLKDLPSFIRTTDENDIVVNFLIRETERSSRASAVILNTFDPFEQDVLDAISSLLPRIYTIGPLMLLADQIKDERLKSIGCNLWKEPPGSVEWLNSKEPNSVVYVNFGSITVMTPQQLIEFAWGLANSEKPFLWIIRPDLVIGDSAVLPSEFIIKTEDRGMLASWCPQEEVLKHPSIGGFLTHSGWNSTLETVSGGVPIISWPFFAEQQTNCRYSCIEWGIGMEIDNDVKRDDVEKLVRELMEGDKGKEMKRKVMEWKTMAEEAVKPGGSSYLNLDKLIADVLLARNV; encoded by the exons ATGGGTTCCATTTCGCAAGACATTAGAGGTCATGTTGTTTGCGTTCCATATCCACTTCAGGGTCACATAAACCCGATGCTCAAGCTGGCCAAAATCCTCCACCATAGAGGCTTTCACGTAACTTTTGTCCACACCCATTACAACCACACACGCTTACTCAGGTCTAGAGGCCCCAACTCTCTTGACGGCTTGCCGAACTTCCGGTTTGAAACCATCCCGGACGGCCTCCCACCTTTGGATGCCGATGTCAGCCAAGACGTCCCTGCTCTCTGCGATTCCACCTCAAAGAATTGCCTCGTCCCACTTCGCAACCTTCTCTCCAAACTCAACAACCCTAATTGCTCTCCCAACGTGCCGCCTGTGACGTGTATCATCTCTGATGGCTGCATGTCCTTCACTCTTGAAGCTACTGAAGAATTTGGAATTCCAAATGTTCTTTTCTGGACACCAAGCGCCTGCGGCGTCTTGGGCTATATGCATTATCGCCATCTTGTTGAACGAGGTTTAACACCACTCAAAG ATGCAAGCTATCTAACAAACGGGTATTTAGAAACCGCAATCGATTGGATTCCTGGGATGAGACACATCCGTCTGAAGGATCTTCCAAGCTTCATTAGAACAACGGATGAGAACGACATCGTGGTCAACTTCCTCATCCGTGAAACAGAGAGATCATCAAGAGCTTCAGCTGTCATTTTGAACACGTTCGACCCCTTTGAACAGGATGTTTTGGATGCTATCTCGTCTTTGCTTCCTCGCATATACACTATCGGTCCACTTATGTTGCTTGCCGATCAGATCAAAGATGAAAGACTGAAATCAATAGGCTGCAATCTATGGAAAGAACCGCCGGGGTCGGTGGAGTGGCTAAATTCAAAAGAACCCAACTCCGTAGTGTACGTAAATTTTGGGAGCATCACTGTCATGACGCCCCAACAACTCATTGAGTTTGCTTGGGGACTTGCCAACAGTGAGAAGCCCTTCTTGTGGATTATAAGGCCTGATCTTGTGATAGGCGATTCAGCTGTTCTTCCTTCTGAGTTTATTATCAAAACTGAAGATAGAGGCATGTTAGCAAGTTGGTGTCCTCAAGAAGAAGTCCTGAAGCATCCGTCGATTGGAGGGTTTTTAACGCATAGTGGGTGGAATTCAACGCTCGAAACCGTGTCTGGTGGAGTGCCAATTATCTCTTGGCCTTTCTTTGCCGAGCAACAGACAAACTGCCGGTATTCTTGCATTGAATGGGGCATTGGGATGGAGATAGATAATGATGTTAAGAGAGATGATGTTGAGAAGCTTGTGAGGGAGTTAATGGAGGGTGATAAGGGTAAAGAAATGAAGAGGAAGGTAATGGAGTGGAAGACAATGGCAGAAGAAGCTGTCAAGCCTGGTGGTTCTTCTTATCTGAACTTGGACAAGTTGATTGCCGATGTTCTCCTAGCCAGAAATGTTTAA